The DNA region CTAATAGTGGGAGACGATCTGTTCGTTACAAACCCTGAACGTATTAAACAGGGCGGCAAAATGAAGGCAGCGACTGGGGTGATTATAAAACCTGACCAAATTGGGACGCTCCTCAGGACGCACCAGGCTGTATCCACGGCCAGGGACTTCGGCATGCGCATCATTGTGTCTCACAGGTCTGGAGATACCGAGTACAGGACATTGGCCCACATAGCCGTCGGGCTGGGCGCCGAGGTTATAAAGACCGGTATAATGGGAGGTGAGAGAACTACGAAACTCAACGAGCTTATTAGGATAGGCGAATATTTGGGGAAGTGGGCCAAGATATCCCAAATACGGCGCTTGTGAATCTATTTTAATTCTCCTGAACTGAACACCGTGGTTATTAAGGTGAAGATACGCATCTGGGTCGATAAGGATGGCCAAGAAATAATAGGGCCAGGCATCTACAATATTCTCAAAGCCTTAGAGGAGACAGGCTCGATAGCATCTGCTGCAAGAAAGCTTGGATATTCTTACAAGTTTATATGGACTTACATAAAAAAGCTTGAAGATACCTTAGGCGTACCGCTGGTTGAATCCAGGAGAGGCGGCAAAGAGCGGGGAGTGTCTGAGCTCACCGAAGTTGGTAAGCTGTTGCTAAAGTACTACGAGGATATGAGCAAAGAGGTAGAGGGTATTACAAAGATTTGGGAGGGCCGGTTTAAC from Pyrobaculum arsenaticum DSM 13514 includes:
- a CDS encoding winged helix-turn-helix domain-containing protein, whose amino-acid sequence is MVIKVKIRIWVDKDGQEIIGPGIYNILKALEETGSIASAARKLGYSYKFIWTYIKKLEDTLGVPLVESRRGGKERGVSELTEVGKLLLKYYEDMSKEVEGITKIWEGRFNEFLSNIEQYAATRQSRGEEEIPYYDEE